A single Natrinema pellirubrum DSM 15624 DNA region contains:
- the purD gene encoding phosphoribosylamine--glycine ligase: MRENVLLIGGGGREHAIARALEDSEADLYACAGNKNPGIARIAAGFETLETTDPEAVVDYAEEIDATIAVIGPEAPLEAGVADALEAAGVYPFGPKEADARIETDKAFQRRFMAENDIPGCPDFETFDDMDAACDYIDEYDGDLAIKPAGLTGGKGVKVIGDQVSAEEGKEYIRESDYDRIVLEERLIGEEFTIQAFVANGEFRTAPAVQDHKRAYEGDEGPNTGGMGSYADATPELPFMTPEDYTDAVEIIAATVDALEDYRGILYGQFMLTETGPRVVEFNARFGDPEAMNTLPVLETDFLEVLTAARDGEAPPALDFAEQATVCKYAVPDGYPTDPEAGAKVQVDEESVARSVHATENSSGDEPRESAGDALLYYASVDERDDGIYTTTSRSFAVVGAADSIAAAEEIVEDALAVAGEEGLRIRHDIGKADLVQKRIDHMDELRGE, from the coding sequence ATGCGAGAGAACGTGCTGCTGATCGGGGGCGGCGGCCGCGAACACGCCATCGCCCGCGCGCTCGAGGACAGCGAGGCCGACCTCTACGCCTGTGCCGGCAACAAGAACCCCGGCATCGCCCGGATCGCGGCCGGGTTCGAGACGCTCGAGACAACCGATCCCGAGGCCGTCGTCGACTACGCCGAGGAGATCGATGCGACCATCGCCGTTATCGGTCCGGAAGCACCCCTCGAGGCCGGCGTCGCGGACGCGCTCGAGGCAGCGGGGGTCTACCCGTTCGGACCGAAGGAGGCCGACGCCCGGATCGAGACGGACAAGGCCTTCCAGCGGCGGTTCATGGCGGAAAACGACATTCCGGGCTGTCCCGACTTCGAGACCTTCGACGACATGGACGCGGCGTGTGACTACATCGACGAGTACGACGGCGACCTGGCGATCAAACCCGCCGGGCTGACCGGCGGCAAGGGCGTCAAAGTCATCGGCGATCAGGTCTCCGCCGAGGAGGGCAAGGAGTACATCCGCGAGTCCGACTACGATCGGATCGTCTTAGAGGAGCGGCTGATCGGCGAGGAGTTCACGATCCAGGCGTTCGTCGCCAACGGCGAGTTCCGGACCGCGCCCGCGGTGCAGGACCACAAACGCGCCTACGAGGGCGACGAAGGGCCAAACACCGGTGGGATGGGCAGCTACGCCGACGCGACGCCGGAGCTGCCGTTCATGACCCCCGAGGACTACACCGACGCCGTCGAGATCATCGCGGCCACCGTCGACGCCCTCGAGGACTACCGCGGCATCCTCTACGGCCAGTTCATGCTGACCGAGACCGGCCCCCGCGTCGTCGAGTTCAACGCCCGCTTTGGCGACCCCGAGGCGATGAACACCCTGCCCGTCCTCGAGACGGACTTCCTCGAGGTCCTCACCGCAGCGCGGGACGGCGAGGCCCCGCCTGCGCTCGACTTTGCCGAGCAGGCGACGGTCTGTAAGTACGCCGTGCCGGACGGCTATCCGACCGATCCTGAGGCCGGCGCGAAAGTACAGGTCGATGAGGAGAGCGTGGCGCGGTCGGTCCACGCCACGGAAAACTCGAGCGGCGATGAGCCGCGAGAGAGCGCGGGCGACGCCTTGCTCTACTACGCGAGCGTGGACGAACGCGACGACGGCATCTACACGACCACCTCGCGGTCGTTCGCCGTCGTCGGGGCCGCCGACTCGATCGCCGCGGCCGAGGAGATCGTCGAGGACGCGCTCGCCGTCGCTGGCGAGGAGGGACTGCGGATCCGCCACGACATCGGGAAGGCGGACCTCGTCCAGAAGCGAATCGATCACATGGACGAGCTTCGCGGCGAGTAG
- a CDS encoding type II toxin-antitoxin system VapC family toxin — protein MARVVVDANVLIAARLSRDQNHDRAVAISRAVDHGTLPTAYVLSDVLEEVINYLQRKGSHDVAVRTLDAIIESSGFEIVHTPKRDIDAGRSLFRKYESLSLTDAVIAASMGRRELEFLYSFDDGFDAVDGITRITTATNPFE, from the coding sequence ATGGCCCGAGTCGTCGTCGATGCGAACGTTCTCATCGCCGCTCGGTTATCGCGGGATCAAAACCACGACCGTGCGGTTGCCATCTCGAGAGCGGTCGATCACGGAACCCTCCCGACTGCATACGTGTTGAGCGACGTCCTCGAGGAAGTCATCAACTACCTCCAACGAAAGGGGTCACATGACGTTGCTGTACGGACACTCGACGCGATCATCGAAAGCAGTGGGTTCGAAATCGTCCATACGCCGAAACGCGATATCGATGCCGGACGATCGCTGTTCCGAAAGTACGAATCGCTCTCGCTGACGGATGCAGTCATCGCGGCGTCGATGGGCCGCCGCGAACTCGAGTTCCTCTACTCGTTCGACGACGGGTTCGATGCGGTCGACGGGATCACTCGTATCACGACGGCAACGAATCCGTTCGAGTAG
- a CDS encoding AbrB/MazE/SpoVT family DNA-binding domain-containing protein, whose product MSHRVEDETTINDSYSVTVPAAVRRELDIEAGDKIRWRVTEDGTLSVEVVTQRYGAFSELDPVDIGEETDAVDDHDLIPGDS is encoded by the coding sequence ATGTCACACCGGGTCGAGGACGAAACGACGATAAACGACAGCTATTCCGTCACGGTTCCGGCAGCGGTCCGACGCGAACTCGATATCGAAGCCGGGGACAAAATCCGCTGGCGCGTCACCGAAGACGGAACCCTCTCCGTCGAAGTTGTAACGCAACGGTACGGTGCGTTTTCCGAACTCGACCCCGTTGATATCGGTGAGGAAACCGATGCGGTCGACGATCACGACCTCATCCCCGGAGACTCCTAA
- a CDS encoding MgtC/SapB family protein, protein MNEVPLQLANAPLEETVVRLALAGALGMFLGLEREWSQKAAGIRTFSLISLLGAVFTVLVREGDIGDGLLLLGGLLVIVQGVLLAVQGLMEGEPAETGLSLTTSVSMLVAYGVGVLVAAGFILEGVTVAVLSSLLLVLKRELHEFAWGLSREEMRSTTEFAILAFVIYPLLPATYEPEVAGITIPLEPQVIWLMVVAVAGIGIANYAIVSTYGGRGIAITGFFGGLASSTAVVGTMLDHVDQRPEAASYAVAAILLANAAMAARNLAIAVGFTAGGEAGILLEAIVPLGAVIVLAFAVAAATADWSESGPMELESPFSLKNALGFGAVFLVVLVFGSLAETWFGTLGFYATAVASGFVSSAGATTSAVVLYRGGQLGPAEATIAILLATVSSIVVKALLAATSTNDGFRNRVAAYSTVLLVGGALASVLLVV, encoded by the coding sequence GTGAACGAGGTCCCGTTGCAACTCGCCAACGCACCCCTCGAGGAGACCGTCGTCCGGCTCGCGCTGGCCGGCGCGCTGGGGATGTTCCTCGGGCTCGAGCGGGAGTGGTCACAGAAGGCCGCCGGCATCCGGACGTTTTCCCTGATCAGTCTGCTCGGGGCAGTCTTTACCGTGCTGGTCCGCGAGGGCGACATCGGCGATGGCCTGCTCCTGCTGGGCGGATTGCTGGTGATCGTCCAGGGGGTCTTGCTGGCCGTCCAGGGCCTCATGGAAGGCGAGCCGGCCGAGACCGGCCTCTCGCTGACGACCTCGGTATCGATGCTCGTCGCCTACGGCGTCGGCGTGTTAGTCGCGGCCGGCTTCATCCTCGAGGGGGTCACTGTCGCGGTCCTCTCGTCGCTGTTGCTGGTGTTAAAGCGGGAACTCCACGAGTTCGCGTGGGGACTTTCCCGCGAGGAGATGCGCTCGACGACCGAGTTCGCCATCCTCGCGTTCGTCATCTATCCGCTCCTCCCGGCGACCTACGAGCCCGAAGTCGCCGGCATCACCATCCCGCTCGAGCCACAGGTCATCTGGCTAATGGTCGTCGCCGTCGCGGGGATCGGCATCGCCAACTACGCGATCGTCTCGACCTACGGCGGTCGCGGGATCGCGATCACGGGCTTTTTCGGCGGGCTGGCCTCCTCGACGGCCGTCGTCGGGACGATGCTCGATCACGTCGACCAACGCCCCGAGGCGGCCTCCTACGCCGTCGCCGCGATCCTACTCGCCAACGCCGCGATGGCCGCCCGCAACCTCGCGATCGCGGTCGGCTTTACCGCCGGCGGCGAGGCCGGGATCCTCCTCGAGGCGATCGTTCCGCTCGGGGCCGTCATCGTCCTCGCGTTCGCCGTCGCGGCCGCGACCGCCGACTGGAGCGAGTCCGGACCGATGGAACTCGAGAGCCCCTTCTCGCTGAAAAACGCTCTCGGGTTCGGTGCGGTCTTTCTCGTCGTCCTCGTCTTCGGATCGCTGGCCGAGACGTGGTTCGGGACGCTTGGCTTCTACGCGACGGCCGTCGCCAGCGGCTTCGTCTCGAGCGCCGGCGCAACCACTTCGGCGGTCGTCCTCTACCGGGGCGGCCAGCTCGGGCCCGCCGAGGCGACGATCGCCATCCTGCTCGCGACCGTCTCGAGCATCGTCGTCAAGGCCCTGTTGGCCGCGACGTCGACGAACGACGGCTTTCGCAACCGGGTCGCGGCCTACAGCACCGTCTTGCTCGTCGGCGGTGCGCTCGCGTCCGTACTGCTCGTCGTCTGA
- a CDS encoding PadR family transcriptional regulator, with protein sequence MYDLTGFQRDLLYVIAGEEEPHGLAIKEELEQYYEKEIHHGRLYPNLDTLVDKGLVEKGRRDRRTNFYTLTRRGRRELEARRDWESQYVDL encoded by the coding sequence ATGTACGACCTGACAGGATTTCAGCGTGACCTGCTCTACGTCATCGCTGGCGAGGAGGAGCCACACGGACTAGCCATCAAAGAGGAACTCGAGCAGTACTACGAAAAGGAGATCCATCACGGCCGCCTGTACCCGAACCTCGATACCCTCGTCGACAAGGGACTCGTCGAGAAGGGCCGGCGCGACCGCCGAACGAACTTCTATACGCTCACACGGCGCGGCCGCCGGGAACTCGAGGCACGCCGTGACTGGGAGTCCCAGTACGTCGACCTGTAG
- a CDS encoding DUF7117 family protein: MKIRGERECKECGTRWSYYETGSVGCPACGSLRSVGVDERTEHTDLRVSFDLTPVRNAIDEADTDDLAERAGERCREYVRRRGFVNAGTLRDLDDTYLAAAELLHVADIVGREIRLEDREELYFLALLRDADQGERPPVEDVPPTLRAARGLAYADAVREYRRDVRTWAEDRDLTASERQALETLGEHVKRIRMLDGDVEPRTAERLVEATRDLANGLRGDEFAFSQAQERLDALE; encoded by the coding sequence ATGAAGATCCGGGGCGAGCGCGAGTGCAAGGAGTGTGGGACCCGCTGGTCGTACTACGAGACGGGCAGCGTCGGCTGTCCGGCCTGCGGGAGCCTCCGGAGCGTCGGCGTCGACGAGCGGACCGAACACACCGACTTGCGCGTGTCGTTCGACCTGACGCCGGTTCGAAACGCCATCGACGAGGCCGACACTGACGACCTCGCGGAGCGGGCCGGCGAACGCTGTCGCGAGTACGTCCGTCGCCGCGGGTTCGTCAACGCCGGTACCCTCCGGGACCTCGATGACACCTACCTCGCCGCGGCCGAGTTACTCCACGTCGCCGACATCGTCGGCCGAGAGATCCGCCTCGAGGACCGCGAGGAACTGTACTTCCTTGCCCTGCTCCGGGACGCCGATCAGGGCGAGCGGCCGCCCGTCGAAGACGTCCCGCCGACGCTGCGGGCGGCCCGCGGGCTCGCCTACGCCGACGCCGTCCGGGAGTACCGACGCGACGTTCGCACTTGGGCCGAGGACCGCGACCTGACCGCCAGCGAACGGCAGGCCCTTGAGACGCTTGGCGAACACGTCAAGCGGATCCGGATGCTCGATGGCGACGTCGAGCCCCGAACCGCCGAACGCCTCGTCGAAGCGACGCGCGACCTGGCAAACGGGCTCCGCGGCGACGAGTTCGCCTTCTCACAGGCCCAGGAGCGACTGGACGCCCTCGAGTGA
- a CDS encoding OPT family oligopeptide transporter → MSHGSPEEQTESNGSRIGSEQTTGDGPSPYVPAGRSVAELTIKAVLIGLALNVVMLTANMYLGMRSGMTISASIPAAVISMGVFYGLRRIGVGGTILENNIVQTMTSAGEALAAGVIFTIAGVTFLDQPINIVNTAVVAILGGLLGVLFMIPMRRYLIVDKHEELPYPEGTACADVLEAGSRGDEGVKLISVGFLVGFVYMWLANGMAAFRTTIQTAFSAGETDGFAIGGDFTPALIGVGYIIGPRIAGYVFGGGLIAWMMLIPLLITGGFVPESAADAALMVQANEVWDEYIRYVGAGAMIVGGFYAVVSMRGTIADALGTAAAEVRDSGSDATADRKRTQRDLPMKIVVGGAILIALALVAVPQVQVGLLGGFIAVIAAFLFVAVSAYLVGVVGSSSNPVSGMAVATILIAALALRSTGVTDPVVVLVTASVVAIAAAVAGDTSQDLKTGYLLGATPRNQQLAQVIGIAVSALFAGWVLSFFDQAYGIGSETIPAPQAGMMALISEGVLTGTAQWGMILIGAVFAIVLILMDVPVLPFAVGIYLPITLATPIFLGGLLRAGIDRYVARRDDEDGTLADHATSRGRIVAAGLITGEAIMGIVIGALYITGTGNADGAPFPLGLEAGTQSILGVVALVALVGLFTASVLWNAPDTEATDQ, encoded by the coding sequence ATGTCACACGGATCACCAGAGGAGCAGACGGAGTCGAACGGCAGTCGTATCGGCAGCGAGCAGACGACGGGCGACGGACCGTCGCCGTACGTCCCCGCCGGACGGAGTGTCGCTGAACTCACGATCAAGGCAGTCCTGATCGGGCTCGCGCTCAACGTGGTGATGTTGACCGCGAACATGTACCTCGGGATGCGCTCGGGGATGACGATCAGCGCCTCCATCCCGGCGGCAGTCATCAGTATGGGCGTGTTCTACGGGCTCCGCCGGATCGGCGTCGGCGGGACGATCCTCGAGAACAACATCGTCCAGACGATGACCTCCGCGGGCGAGGCGCTGGCGGCCGGCGTCATCTTCACGATCGCCGGTGTCACGTTCCTCGATCAGCCGATCAACATCGTCAACACCGCGGTCGTGGCGATACTCGGCGGCTTGCTCGGGGTCCTCTTTATGATCCCGATGCGTCGGTATCTCATCGTCGACAAACACGAGGAACTCCCCTATCCGGAGGGGACCGCGTGTGCCGACGTCCTCGAGGCCGGCTCGCGCGGCGACGAGGGCGTGAAGCTCATCTCCGTCGGGTTCCTCGTGGGCTTCGTCTACATGTGGCTGGCCAACGGGATGGCCGCCTTCCGGACGACGATCCAGACGGCGTTCTCCGCGGGCGAAACCGACGGGTTCGCCATCGGCGGGGACTTCACGCCCGCCCTGATCGGTGTCGGCTACATCATCGGACCCCGGATCGCCGGCTACGTCTTCGGTGGCGGACTGATCGCCTGGATGATGCTGATCCCGCTTTTGATCACGGGTGGGTTCGTCCCGGAGTCGGCCGCCGACGCGGCACTGATGGTGCAGGCGAACGAGGTCTGGGACGAGTACATCCGCTACGTCGGCGCGGGGGCGATGATCGTCGGCGGGTTCTACGCGGTCGTCTCGATGCGGGGGACGATCGCCGACGCGCTTGGCACCGCCGCGGCGGAGGTCCGTGACTCCGGCTCGGATGCGACCGCGGACCGCAAACGAACCCAGCGGGACCTGCCGATGAAGATCGTCGTGGGCGGCGCGATCCTGATCGCGCTCGCACTGGTCGCGGTCCCACAGGTCCAGGTCGGCCTGCTGGGCGGGTTCATCGCGGTGATCGCCGCGTTCCTCTTCGTCGCCGTCTCGGCCTATCTCGTCGGAGTCGTCGGGAGTTCCTCGAACCCCGTCTCGGGGATGGCCGTCGCGACGATCCTGATCGCCGCGCTGGCACTGCGCTCGACCGGCGTCACCGACCCCGTCGTCGTGCTGGTGACCGCGTCGGTCGTGGCCATCGCCGCGGCGGTCGCGGGCGACACATCACAGGACCTCAAGACCGGCTACCTCCTCGGGGCGACGCCCCGGAACCAACAGCTCGCACAGGTGATCGGTATCGCCGTCTCGGCGCTGTTCGCCGGGTGGGTCCTGTCTTTCTTCGATCAGGCCTACGGGATCGGGAGCGAGACCATTCCCGCGCCCCAGGCCGGGATGATGGCGCTGATCTCCGAGGGCGTCCTCACGGGCACCGCCCAGTGGGGGATGATCCTCATCGGTGCCGTCTTCGCGATCGTCCTGATCCTGATGGACGTCCCCGTCCTGCCCTTCGCCGTCGGGATCTACCTCCCGATCACGCTCGCGACGCCGATCTTCCTCGGCGGCCTGCTCCGTGCCGGGATCGACCGCTACGTCGCCCGTCGCGACGACGAGGACGGCACGCTCGCCGACCACGCGACCTCGAGAGGTCGGATCGTCGCGGCCGGGCTGATCACCGGCGAGGCGATCATGGGGATCGTCATCGGCGCGCTCTATATCACCGGGACCGGAAACGCCGACGGCGCACCGTTCCCGCTCGGCCTCGAGGCCGGGACGCAGTCGATCCTCGGCGTCGTCGCGCTCGTCGCGCTCGTCGGGCTCTTCACCGCGAGCGTCCTCTGGAACGCACCCGACACCGAGGCGACCGACCAGTGA
- a CDS encoding PqqD family protein, whose protein sequence is MTEHGPTAVPRRDADDWEVTTVDGEPRVTIHWTKRPHNRLDRFLFDLLGTDRERELELDPVGTTVWRHCDGDHTVAEIAERVAASHDADRVAPVDETLAHFLMQLEERGLVRFEASGAPGE, encoded by the coding sequence ATGACCGAACACGGCCCGACCGCGGTTCCGAGACGCGACGCCGACGACTGGGAGGTAACGACCGTCGATGGCGAGCCACGGGTCACGATCCACTGGACGAAGCGGCCACACAACCGGCTCGATCGGTTCCTGTTCGATCTCCTCGGGACCGATCGGGAGCGGGAACTCGAGCTAGATCCCGTCGGGACGACCGTGTGGCGACACTGCGACGGCGACCACACCGTTGCGGAGATCGCCGAACGAGTCGCGGCGTCCCACGACGCCGACCGTGTCGCTCCCGTCGACGAGACGCTCGCGCACTTCCTCATGCAACTCGAGGAACGAGGCCTCGTCCGGTTCGAAGCGAGCGGAGCGCCCGGGGAGTGA
- a CDS encoding bifunctional methylenetetrahydrofolate dehydrogenase/methenyltetrahydrofolate cyclohydrolase, whose protein sequence is MTEIIDGNAVASEIRDELTESIERLADAGARPGLATVLMGDDPASQTYVNMKQRDCEEVGIESHHVDVDGDAPPEELFDTIADLNENDDVHGYIVQAPVPDHVDYRNVIRRVDPAKDVDGFHPENVGRLVAGDARFRPCTPHGVQKLLESAGVDTEGKDVTIVGRSDIVGKPLANLLIQKAEDGNATVTVCHSRTDDLAEKTRSADIVVAAAGVPELVDGSMLSEDTVVIDVGVNRVDADNDKGYELVGDVEFESAKAKASAITPVPGGVGPMTRAMLLYNTVKAAGLQEDVDVDLP, encoded by the coding sequence ATGACCGAGATCATCGACGGCAACGCCGTGGCGAGCGAGATCCGAGACGAGTTGACCGAGTCGATCGAGCGACTCGCCGATGCGGGCGCGCGGCCGGGGCTGGCGACCGTTCTCATGGGCGACGACCCCGCGAGCCAGACCTACGTGAACATGAAACAGCGCGACTGCGAGGAGGTCGGAATCGAGAGCCACCACGTCGACGTCGACGGCGACGCCCCGCCCGAGGAGCTGTTCGACACCATCGCCGACCTCAACGAGAACGACGACGTCCACGGCTACATCGTCCAAGCCCCCGTCCCGGACCACGTCGACTACCGCAACGTGATCCGCCGGGTCGATCCCGCGAAGGACGTCGACGGCTTCCACCCCGAGAACGTCGGCCGACTGGTCGCCGGCGACGCCCGGTTCCGTCCTTGTACCCCCCACGGCGTGCAGAAATTACTCGAGTCGGCCGGGGTCGACACCGAGGGCAAGGACGTGACGATCGTCGGCCGCTCGGACATCGTCGGCAAACCACTGGCGAACCTGCTGATCCAGAAGGCCGAGGACGGCAACGCGACGGTGACGGTCTGTCACTCCCGCACGGACGACCTCGCCGAAAAGACCCGTAGCGCGGATATCGTCGTCGCGGCCGCCGGCGTCCCCGAACTCGTCGACGGGTCGATGCTCTCCGAGGACACGGTCGTCATCGACGTCGGCGTCAACCGGGTCGACGCTGACAACGACAAGGGATACGAACTCGTCGGCGATGTCGAGTTCGAGAGCGCCAAGGCAAAAGCCAGCGCGATTACCCCTGTCCCCGGCGGCGTCGGGCCGATGACCCGCGCCATGCTGCTGTACAACACTGTCAAAGCCGCCGGCCTGCAGGAAGACGTCGACGTCGACCTTCCCTGA
- a CDS encoding alpha/beta fold hydrolase → MSDETATAMYRTRTDAVTTDVGEGRPVVFAHGTLMDRTMFAPQLEALRDEYRAVAYDLRARTDRYAPGYDLWDLADDCDALLDGIGEDSAVIAGMSMGGFMGLRFALEYPERVDGLILIDSMAIPHPEDERAEYEALVDPYEDTLEPMPREIAEGSTAELFGETTHEENPALVETWVDRWATYPGRAVHYELNSWLGREDVTDRLSAIDVPVLIVHGEEDPSIAPAQAEPMLEELPDAEMELIPEAGHTSNLEGPDETNEAIRTFLDERF, encoded by the coding sequence ATGAGTGACGAAACGGCGACGGCGATGTACCGAACCAGAACCGACGCGGTGACCACCGACGTCGGCGAGGGTCGGCCGGTCGTCTTCGCGCACGGGACGTTGATGGACCGGACGATGTTCGCGCCCCAGCTCGAGGCGCTGCGAGACGAGTACCGGGCGGTCGCCTACGACCTCCGGGCCCGGACCGACCGGTACGCGCCGGGATACGACCTCTGGGACTTGGCCGACGACTGCGACGCACTGCTCGACGGGATCGGCGAGGACAGCGCCGTCATCGCCGGCATGTCGATGGGCGGGTTCATGGGACTGCGCTTTGCCCTCGAGTATCCCGAGCGGGTCGACGGGCTGATCCTGATCGATTCGATGGCGATACCCCATCCCGAGGACGAGCGGGCGGAGTACGAAGCCCTCGTCGACCCCTACGAGGACACCCTCGAACCGATGCCCCGAGAGATCGCGGAGGGCTCGACCGCCGAACTGTTCGGCGAGACGACCCACGAGGAAAACCCCGCCCTCGTCGAGACGTGGGTGGACCGCTGGGCCACCTATCCCGGCCGAGCAGTCCACTACGAACTCAACTCGTGGCTCGGCCGCGAGGACGTGACGGATCGGCTCTCGGCAATCGACGTGCCGGTCCTGATCGTCCACGGCGAGGAAGACCCCTCGATCGCACCCGCACAGGCCGAGCCGATGCTCGAGGAACTGCCCGACGCCGAGATGGAACTGATCCCGGAGGCTGGCCACACCTCGAACCTCGAGGGACCCGACGAGACGAACGAGGCGATTCGGACGTTCCTCGACGAGCGGTTCTGA
- the glyA gene encoding serine hydroxymethyltransferase gives MDHDKVRDVDPAVADALEGEVDRQRETLQMIASENHASEAVIDAQGSALTNKYAEGYPGERYYGGCEYADEVEELAIERATELFGADHVNVQPHAGTQANQAVYFAMLEPGDKILSLDLNHGGHLSHGHPANFTGQLYEVEQYEVDAETGYIDYDALADHAAEFDPDIIVSGYSAYPREIDFERIQAAADDVGAYHLADIAHITGLVAAGVHPSPVGIADFVTGSTHKTIRAGRGGIVMCDEEYADDIDAAVFPGGQGGPLMHNVAGKAVGFKEALQPEFTEYAEQTVANAKALGESLSENGFSLVSEGTDNHLVLVDLRESHPDTSGGDAEEALEEAGIVLNGNTVPGETRSPFNPSGIRAGTPALTTRGFDEDDCRKVGDLIARVIDAPEDEAVIEDVRAEVAALCDANPLYE, from the coding sequence ATGGACCACGACAAGGTACGGGACGTCGATCCCGCCGTCGCCGACGCGCTCGAGGGCGAGGTCGATCGCCAGCGCGAGACGCTCCAGATGATCGCCAGCGAGAACCACGCCAGCGAGGCCGTCATCGACGCGCAGGGCAGCGCCCTGACCAACAAGTACGCCGAGGGCTACCCCGGCGAGCGCTACTACGGCGGCTGTGAGTACGCCGACGAGGTCGAGGAACTCGCAATCGAGCGTGCGACGGAACTGTTCGGTGCTGACCACGTCAACGTACAGCCCCACGCGGGCACGCAGGCCAATCAGGCGGTGTACTTCGCGATGCTCGAGCCCGGCGACAAGATCCTGTCGCTGGATCTCAACCACGGCGGTCACCTCAGCCACGGTCACCCGGCGAATTTCACGGGCCAGCTCTACGAGGTCGAACAGTACGAGGTCGACGCGGAGACGGGCTATATCGACTACGACGCCCTCGCGGACCACGCCGCCGAGTTCGACCCGGACATCATCGTCTCGGGCTACTCCGCGTACCCGCGCGAGATCGACTTCGAACGCATCCAGGCGGCCGCCGACGACGTCGGCGCCTATCACCTCGCGGACATCGCCCACATCACCGGGCTCGTCGCCGCGGGCGTCCACCCCTCGCCGGTCGGCATCGCCGACTTCGTCACCGGCTCGACCCACAAGACCATCCGCGCCGGTCGCGGCGGCATCGTCATGTGCGACGAGGAGTACGCCGACGACATCGACGCGGCCGTCTTCCCCGGCGGTCAGGGCGGCCCGCTGATGCACAACGTCGCCGGCAAAGCCGTCGGCTTCAAGGAGGCGCTCCAGCCCGAATTCACCGAGTACGCCGAGCAGACGGTCGCGAACGCGAAGGCGCTCGGTGAGAGCCTCTCCGAGAACGGCTTCTCGCTGGTCTCGGAGGGGACCGACAACCACCTCGTCCTCGTCGACCTGCGCGAGAGCCATCCCGACACCTCCGGCGGCGACGCCGAGGAGGCCTTAGAGGAGGCCGGCATCGTCCTCAACGGGAACACCGTCCCTGGCGAGACGCGCTCGCCGTTTAACCCCAGTGGGATCCGCGCCGGCACGCCGGCGCTGACCACGCGTGGCTTCGACGAGGACGACTGCCGGAAAGTCGGTGATCTGATCGCCCGCGTCATCGACGCTCCCGAAGACGAAGCCGTCATCGAGGACGTCCGCGCCGAGGTTGCGGCCCTCTGTGACGCCAACCCGCTCTACGAGTAG
- the tbsP gene encoding transcriptional regulator TbsP: MTSNLLNHQIDDILESVLGDVTGDVYMVNPSRDAIEEFVSVATAFDDDLPSVHMLADERTLKDVMDDFIVASNAADLISEGALVLRTLEETPENSLLVSEDRVVAIVHAGDRVGGLVTDDESFVDDTYDTYADRWADASDFNLRTPPITDVRETLADEISPEAEADFTAILDSLETARGDGDGLDEVTISLLVAAKNEALLYDISKWGEDVGIASKATFSRTKTKLEDMGLIDTEKVPIDVGRPRLRLKIGDERLSEADNGQLATVAQSILN, translated from the coding sequence ATGACCTCGAATTTACTTAACCACCAGATTGACGATATCCTCGAATCCGTCCTCGGGGATGTGACCGGGGACGTCTACATGGTCAACCCCTCGCGGGACGCCATCGAGGAGTTCGTCTCCGTCGCGACCGCTTTCGACGACGACCTGCCGTCGGTACACATGCTGGCCGACGAACGCACACTGAAAGACGTCATGGACGACTTCATCGTCGCCTCGAACGCCGCGGACCTCATCAGCGAGGGGGCACTCGTCCTGCGGACGCTCGAGGAGACGCCCGAAAACTCCCTGCTCGTCAGCGAGGATCGGGTCGTCGCCATCGTCCACGCCGGCGACCGCGTCGGCGGGCTCGTCACCGACGACGAAAGTTTCGTTGACGACACCTACGACACCTACGCCGACCGCTGGGCCGACGCCAGCGACTTCAACCTCCGGACGCCGCCGATCACGGACGTTCGCGAGACCCTCGCCGACGAGATCAGCCCCGAGGCCGAGGCCGACTTCACCGCGATCTTGGACTCGCTCGAGACCGCCCGCGGCGACGGCGATGGCCTCGACGAGGTCACCATCTCCCTGCTCGTGGCGGCCAAGAACGAAGCGCTGCTGTACGACATCAGCAAGTGGGGCGAGGACGTCGGGATCGCCTCCAAGGCGACCTTCTCCCGGACGAAGACCAAGCTCGAGGACATGGGCCTGATCGACACCGAGAAGGTCCCGATCGACGTCGGCCGACCGCGACTCCGTCTGAAGATCGGCGACGAACGGCTCAGCGAGGCCGACAACGGCCAGCTTGCGACGGTCGCACAGTCCATACTCAACTAG